The proteins below are encoded in one region of Streptomyces roseirectus:
- a CDS encoding NCS2 family permease — MSEAQQKTDRPSAAPPALNSVDRFFKISERGSTFGREIRGGFATFFTMAYILVLNPIILGSAKDKYGHTLDPVQLTTATALVAAVMTIVMGVGGNLPLALAAGLGLNAVVAFQIAPLMSWDDAMGLVVLEGLLICVLVVTGLREAVMHAIPQPLKQAISVGIGLFIAFIGFVDAGFVTRIPDVANTTVPVQLGGTGTLTGWPVLVFCLGVLLTIGLLARKVKGAILISIVTMTVVAMVINGIADIKSWGLTTPSWPDKIVDTPDFGLIGHFSLFGAFGAPGVGVITVVLLIFTLILSDFFDTMGTVVGISAEAGLLDEEGKVPDLGRVLLIDGAAAVAGGAASASSATSYIESAAGVGEGSRTGFSNLVTGGLFALALFLTPLLTIVPLQAAAPALIAVGFLMMTQVKHIDWDRYEIAIPAFLTIAVMPFTYSITNGIGAGFLAYVLIKTVLGKARDVHWLLWGTSALFVVYFAIDPIEQVLGTK, encoded by the coding sequence ATGTCCGAAGCGCAGCAGAAGACCGACCGGCCCAGTGCCGCACCACCGGCGCTGAACAGTGTCGACCGGTTCTTCAAGATCTCCGAACGGGGGTCCACCTTCGGCCGGGAGATCCGCGGCGGCTTCGCCACGTTCTTCACGATGGCCTACATCCTTGTCCTGAACCCGATCATCCTGGGCAGCGCCAAGGACAAGTACGGACACACCCTGGACCCGGTCCAGCTGACCACCGCGACGGCCCTGGTCGCCGCCGTGATGACGATCGTCATGGGCGTCGGCGGCAACCTCCCGCTCGCCCTCGCCGCCGGGCTCGGCCTCAACGCGGTCGTCGCCTTCCAGATCGCGCCGCTGATGAGCTGGGACGACGCGATGGGCCTCGTCGTCCTGGAGGGGCTGCTGATCTGCGTCCTGGTCGTCACCGGGCTGCGGGAGGCCGTGATGCACGCGATACCGCAGCCGCTGAAGCAGGCGATCAGCGTCGGGATCGGGCTGTTCATCGCGTTCATCGGGTTCGTCGACGCCGGGTTCGTCACCCGGATCCCCGACGTGGCGAACACCACCGTGCCGGTTCAGCTCGGCGGCACCGGCACCCTCACCGGCTGGCCCGTCCTCGTGTTCTGCCTCGGGGTGCTGCTGACGATCGGGCTGCTCGCGCGCAAGGTGAAGGGCGCGATCCTGATCAGCATCGTCACCATGACCGTCGTCGCTATGGTCATCAACGGCATCGCCGACATCAAGAGCTGGGGCCTGACGACGCCGAGCTGGCCCGACAAGATCGTCGACACCCCGGACTTCGGGCTCATCGGGCACTTCAGCCTGTTCGGCGCGTTCGGGGCGCCCGGCGTCGGTGTGATCACCGTCGTCCTGCTGATCTTCACGCTGATCCTGTCGGACTTCTTCGACACCATGGGCACGGTCGTCGGGATCAGCGCGGAGGCGGGGCTGCTGGACGAGGAGGGGAAGGTGCCCGACCTCGGACGCGTCCTGCTGATCGACGGCGCGGCGGCCGTCGCCGGCGGGGCCGCCTCGGCGTCCTCCGCGACCTCCTACATCGAGTCCGCGGCAGGCGTCGGAGAAGGCTCGCGCACCGGGTTCTCCAACCTGGTCACCGGTGGTCTCTTCGCCCTGGCCCTGTTCCTCACCCCGCTCCTCACGATCGTCCCCCTCCAGGCCGCCGCGCCCGCCCTCATCGCCGTCGGCTTCCTGATGATGACCCAGGTCAAGCACATCGACTGGGACCGCTACGAGATCGCCATCCCCGCCTTCCTCACCATCGCCGTGATGCCCTTCACGTACTCCATAACGAACGGCATCGGCGCCGGGTTCCTCGCGTACGTGCTCATCAAGACGGTGCTCGGGAAGGCGCGGGACGTGCACTGGCTGCTGTGGGGGACGAGCGCGCTGTTCGTCGTGTACTTCGCGATCGACCCGATCGAGCAGGTGCTGGGGACCAAGTAG
- a CDS encoding peptidoglycan D,D-transpeptidase FtsI family protein, translating to MNRTIRRTAVFALLLVFALLVRATWVQFYEGKALADDQLNRRNAIETYSAPLGNIIVAGKSVTGSARTGGDLRYKRTYTDGELYAAVTGYASQAYAPTQLEGIYADVLNGTDTRLKTVMDTVTDTRADPGNVITTIDPAVQKAGYAALGDKKGAAVAIDPKTGRILGVVSTPSYDPSTLTDANTAGSAWKTLNADADKPLVNRALRQPLPPGSTFKLVVAAAALEDGLYDSVDARTDSENPYTLPGTRQVLANENASAPCENASIRVALQYSCNNVFAHMAVQLGQDKVRAMAEKFGFNNQAQDVPVRAYASVYPKDMDRAQTGLTGIGQFDVTATPLQMAMVSAAIANGGKLLSPHMVAQVTDSGGDVLEDVDGKTSTTQVVSARTAEQLQSAMQTVVEDGTGTNARISGATVGGKTGTAQHGENNSKTPYAWFTSYAKAGDKEVAVAVMVEQSDAARSEVSGNGLAAPVAKAMMEAAVKG from the coding sequence ATGAACAGGACCATCAGGCGTACCGCCGTCTTCGCGCTGCTGCTCGTGTTCGCCCTGCTGGTGAGGGCCACATGGGTGCAGTTCTACGAGGGCAAGGCGCTCGCGGACGATCAGCTGAACCGGCGGAACGCGATCGAGACGTACTCGGCGCCGCTCGGGAACATCATCGTGGCCGGAAAGTCGGTGACGGGGTCCGCGCGGACCGGCGGTGACCTCAGATACAAGCGCACGTACACGGACGGCGAGCTGTACGCGGCGGTCACGGGATACGCGTCGCAGGCGTACGCGCCGACGCAGCTGGAGGGCATCTACGCGGACGTCCTGAACGGCACGGACACGCGCCTGAAGACCGTCATGGACACGGTGACGGACACGCGCGCGGACCCGGGGAACGTGATCACGACGATCGACCCGGCGGTCCAGAAGGCCGGGTACGCGGCGCTGGGCGACAAGAAGGGCGCGGCCGTCGCGATCGACCCGAAGACCGGGCGGATCCTGGGCGTCGTCTCGACACCGTCGTACGACCCGTCGACGCTGACCGACGCGAACACCGCCGGCAGCGCCTGGAAGACCCTCAACGCGGACGCCGACAAGCCGCTCGTCAACCGCGCGCTGCGCCAGCCGCTGCCCCCGGGGTCGACGTTCAAGCTGGTCGTGGCCGCCGCCGCGCTGGAGGACGGCCTGTACGACAGCGTCGACGCGCGGACCGACAGCGAGAACCCGTACACCCTGCCGGGGACGCGGCAGGTGCTGGCCAACGAGAACGCGTCCGCGCCCTGCGAGAACGCCTCGATCCGGGTCGCGCTCCAGTACTCCTGCAACAACGTCTTCGCGCACATGGCCGTCCAGCTCGGCCAGGACAAGGTGCGCGCGATGGCGGAGAAGTTCGGGTTCAACAACCAGGCGCAGGACGTGCCGGTGCGCGCGTACGCCAGCGTGTACCCGAAGGACATGGACCGGGCGCAGACGGGCCTGACGGGCATCGGCCAGTTCGACGTGACGGCGACGCCGCTCCAGATGGCCATGGTGTCGGCGGCGATCGCCAACGGCGGCAAGCTCCTGTCGCCGCACATGGTCGCGCAGGTCACCGACAGCGGCGGGGACGTCCTGGAGGACGTCGACGGGAAGACGTCGACCACGCAGGTCGTCAGCGCGCGGACCGCCGAGCAGCTTCAGTCGGCGATGCAGACGGTCGTCGAGGACGGCACGGGGACGAACGCGCGGATCAGCGGGGCGACCGTGGGCGGCAAGACGGGTACCGCGCAGCACGGCGAGAACAACAGCAAGACGCCGTACGCCTGGTTCACGTCGTACGCGAAGGCCGGGGACAAGGAGGTCGCCGTCGCGGTGATGGTCGAGCAGTCGGACGCGGCGCGCTCGGAGGTCAGCGGGAACGGGCTGGCCGCCCCCGTCGCGAAGGCGATGATGGAGGCGGCCGTCAAGGGCTAG
- a CDS encoding IclR family transcriptional regulator, which translates to MSAGEAGGGAQVKSAVRTVELLEYFAGRPGMHSLAAVQEAVGYPKSSLYMLLRTLVELGWVETDATGTRYGIGVRALLVGTSYIDGDEVVAAARPTLDRLSDDTTETIHLARLDGTNVVYLATRQSQHYLRPFTRVGRRLPAHSTSLGKALLSTYADEQVRKMLPETLPALTEHTITDREKLIEELHVIREQGFAVDREENTLGLRCFGVAIPYRTPARDAISCSVPVARLTPAHEQLVKDALFDARDRLTLATRRL; encoded by the coding sequence ATGTCGGCAGGCGAGGCGGGGGGCGGGGCCCAGGTCAAGTCCGCGGTGCGGACGGTCGAACTGCTGGAGTACTTCGCGGGCCGGCCCGGGATGCACTCCCTCGCGGCGGTCCAGGAAGCGGTCGGGTACCCCAAGTCCAGCCTCTACATGCTGCTGCGCACCCTGGTCGAGCTGGGCTGGGTGGAGACGGACGCGACGGGCACCCGGTACGGCATCGGCGTGCGCGCGCTGCTCGTCGGCACGTCGTACATCGACGGCGACGAGGTCGTGGCGGCGGCCCGCCCGACGCTGGACCGGCTGTCGGACGACACCACGGAGACCATCCACCTCGCGCGCCTGGACGGCACGAACGTCGTCTACCTGGCGACCCGGCAGTCCCAGCACTACCTGCGCCCCTTCACGCGCGTGGGCCGTCGCCTCCCCGCCCACTCGACGTCCCTCGGCAAGGCCCTGCTGTCGACGTACGCGGACGAACAGGTCCGCAAGATGCTCCCCGAGACGCTTCCGGCGCTGACCGAGCACACCATCACGGACCGCGAGAAGCTGATCGAGGAACTGCACGTCATCCGCGAGCAGGGCTTCGCCGTCGACCGCGAGGAGAACACGCTGGGCCTGCGCTGCTTCGGCGTCGCGATCCCCTACCGCACGCCCGCGCGCGACGCGATCAGCTGCTCCGTCCCCGTCGCCCGCCTCACGCCCGCGCACGAACAGCTCGTCAAGGACGCCCTGTTCGACGCCCGCGACCGCCTGACGCTGGCGACCCGCAGGCTCTGA
- a CDS encoding aldehyde dehydrogenase (NADP(+)): MAAAPVWSVDPRTGKQREQVADEATPQEVDAAVRAAHDARASLADRAVRAAFLRSAADQLEVAKDALVETADAETALGPVRLGGELARTCYQLRAFAAIVDEGAFLDVVINHPDDTATPPIPDLRRYKVPLGVVAVYSASNFPFAFSVAGGDTASALAAGNPVVVKAHPDHPALSELVAKVIRRAAAAHGIPDGVLGLVHGFEAGVELIKHPLVAAAGFTGSIRGGRALFDAAAARPTPIPFHGELGSLNPVVVTEAAATERAEAIGTGLAGSMTLGVGQFCVKPGLVLVPSGAAGDGLVKSLTDAVSDTDAGVLLDHRMRDNFIAGVAERARLADVESPVTPGAGGEHTVSPGFLTVPAARLAAEGEHDLLLEECFGPVTVVVRYEDDAEVTSVLSRLPGNLTATVQLSEAEAAGEGRGADLLAEVTPLAGRVLVNGWPTGVAVAAAQHHGGPYPATTSTSTSVGGTAIERWMRPVVYQTTPAALLPVELRDENELGLPRRFNGVLER, translated from the coding sequence GTGGCAGCAGCACCAGTCTGGAGTGTCGACCCCCGAACCGGGAAGCAGCGGGAGCAGGTGGCCGACGAGGCGACGCCCCAGGAGGTCGACGCCGCCGTCCGCGCCGCCCACGACGCGCGCGCCTCCCTCGCCGACCGCGCCGTCCGCGCGGCCTTCCTGCGCAGCGCCGCCGACCAGCTCGAAGTGGCCAAGGACGCCCTCGTCGAGACCGCCGACGCGGAGACCGCGCTCGGCCCGGTCCGCCTCGGCGGCGAACTCGCCCGCACCTGCTACCAGCTCCGCGCGTTCGCGGCCATCGTCGACGAGGGCGCCTTCCTCGACGTCGTCATCAACCACCCCGACGACACGGCCACCCCGCCGATCCCCGACCTGCGCCGCTACAAGGTGCCCCTCGGCGTCGTCGCCGTCTACTCGGCGTCCAACTTCCCCTTCGCGTTCTCCGTCGCCGGCGGCGACACCGCGAGCGCGCTCGCCGCGGGCAACCCCGTCGTCGTCAAGGCCCACCCCGACCACCCGGCCCTGTCCGAGCTGGTCGCCAAGGTGATCCGCCGCGCCGCCGCCGCGCACGGCATCCCGGACGGCGTCCTCGGCCTCGTCCACGGCTTCGAGGCCGGCGTCGAGCTGATCAAGCACCCGCTGGTCGCCGCCGCGGGCTTCACCGGCTCCATCCGGGGCGGACGCGCGCTCTTCGACGCCGCCGCCGCGCGCCCCACCCCGATCCCCTTCCACGGCGAGCTGGGCTCCCTCAACCCCGTCGTCGTCACCGAGGCCGCCGCGACCGAGCGCGCCGAGGCCATCGGCACGGGCCTCGCCGGGTCCATGACGCTCGGCGTCGGCCAGTTCTGCGTCAAGCCGGGCCTCGTCCTCGTGCCGTCCGGCGCGGCGGGCGACGGGCTGGTCAAGTCCCTCACGGACGCCGTCAGCGACACCGACGCGGGCGTCCTGCTCGACCACCGCATGCGCGACAACTTCATCGCCGGGGTCGCCGAACGCGCCCGCCTCGCCGACGTCGAGTCGCCGGTCACGCCCGGCGCGGGCGGCGAGCACACCGTCAGCCCCGGCTTCCTCACGGTGCCGGCCGCGCGCCTCGCCGCCGAGGGCGAGCACGACCTGCTCCTCGAGGAGTGCTTCGGCCCGGTGACCGTCGTGGTCCGCTACGAGGACGACGCCGAGGTCACCTCCGTCCTCTCCCGCCTCCCCGGCAACCTCACCGCCACCGTGCAGCTCTCCGAGGCCGAGGCGGCCGGTGAGGGCCGCGGCGCCGACCTCCTCGCCGAGGTGACGCCGCTCGCCGGACGCGTGCTCGTCAACGGCTGGCCCACGGGCGTCGCGGTGGCCGCCGCTCAGCACCACGGCGGGCCGTACCCGGCCACCACGTCCACCTCGACGTCCGTCGGCGGTACGGCCATCGAGCGCTGGATGCGGCCGGTCGTCTACCAGACCACGCCGGCCGCGCTGCTGCCGGTGGAGCTGCGCGACGAGAACGAACTGGGGCTGCCCCGGCGGTTCAACGGGGTCCTGGAGCGCTGA
- a CDS encoding DUF1349 domain-containing protein, whose protein sequence is MDLSVPQLPFPLRTYGPDGHWAYDDGVLSGWAGARQDRFVSPTEESLEPASDAPRLLGAPDGDFQLIARVTVGFKSAFDAGVLYVHVGDRAWAKLCLELSPTVPTVCTVVTRGHSDDANSFTVDGSSVWLRISRTGRAFAFHASRDGEHWTFVRLFTLGDTDETGAALVGFMAQSPMGEQCVVTYDHIEYRPYWPKDLRDGS, encoded by the coding sequence ATGGATCTTTCTGTACCCCAACTGCCCTTCCCCCTGCGGACCTACGGGCCCGACGGCCACTGGGCCTACGACGACGGTGTGCTCAGCGGATGGGCCGGGGCCCGGCAGGATCGCTTCGTCTCACCCACCGAGGAATCCCTCGAACCCGCCTCCGACGCCCCCCGGTTGCTGGGCGCCCCGGACGGCGACTTCCAGCTCATCGCCCGCGTGACCGTCGGCTTCAAGTCCGCCTTCGACGCAGGGGTGTTGTACGTCCACGTCGGCGACCGCGCCTGGGCCAAACTCTGCCTGGAACTCTCCCCGACCGTCCCCACCGTCTGCACGGTCGTCACCCGGGGCCACTCCGACGACGCCAACTCCTTCACCGTGGACGGCAGTTCCGTCTGGCTCCGGATCAGCCGCACCGGCCGCGCCTTCGCCTTCCACGCCTCCCGCGACGGCGAACACTGGACCTTCGTCCGCCTCTTCACCCTCGGCGACACGGACGAGACCGGCGCCGCGCTGGTCGGCTTCATGGCCCAGTCCCCGATGGGCGAACAGTGCGTCGTCACCTACGACCACATCGAGTACCGCCCTTACTGGCCCAAGGACTTGAGGGACGGCAGTTGA
- a CDS encoding GNAT family N-acetyltransferase: MIREAHLSDAETITTLHRRARATYYPDGLPDDGTDWLAAWRTAIGNPDGRVLCALAGERIVGIASFRPPGVAQTLVKLFQFHIDPDHWRTGLGTVLHAACVQHWRADGRETAVLDVHVDNRRAQAFYARQGWTPDPENPPEPGDHHLFLRYAVPSA, translated from the coding sequence TTGATCCGCGAGGCGCACCTCTCCGACGCCGAGACGATCACGACCCTCCACCGCCGCGCCCGCGCCACCTACTACCCCGACGGCCTCCCGGACGACGGCACGGACTGGCTCGCGGCGTGGCGGACGGCCATCGGGAACCCGGACGGGCGGGTGCTGTGCGCCCTGGCCGGCGAGCGCATCGTCGGCATCGCCTCCTTCCGCCCACCGGGCGTCGCACAGACGCTCGTGAAACTCTTCCAGTTCCACATCGACCCCGACCACTGGCGCACCGGCCTCGGCACCGTCCTCCACGCCGCATGCGTACAGCACTGGCGAGCCGACGGGCGTGAGACCGCCGTCCTCGACGTCCACGTCGACAACCGGCGTGCCCAGGCGTTCTACGCGCGCCAGGGGTGGACCCCCGACCCGGAGAACCCGCCGGAGCCGGGGGACCACCACCTGTTCCTGCGCTACGCGGTACCCAGCGCGTGA
- a CDS encoding DsbA family oxidoreductase, which translates to MRVEIWSDIACPWCYVGKARFEKALAAFPHKGEVEVVHRSFELDPGRSKSDIGPVVPMIAKKYGISEAQAQAAEDNVGAQAEAEGLEYRTRGRDHGSTFDMHRVLHFAKEHGKQGELFQIFYRANFAEERSVYTEGDERLVELTVEAGLDADAVRKVLADPDAYADAVREDEREAAELGATGVPFFVLDRKYGVSGAQPAEVFAQALTQAWGERPPLKLIAQDDDAAACGPDGCAVPPRG; encoded by the coding sequence ATGCGCGTCGAGATCTGGAGCGACATCGCCTGCCCGTGGTGCTACGTGGGCAAGGCCCGCTTCGAGAAGGCGCTGGCGGCCTTCCCGCACAAGGGGGAGGTGGAGGTGGTGCACCGGTCGTTCGAGCTGGATCCGGGGCGGAGCAAGAGTGACATCGGGCCCGTTGTGCCGATGATCGCGAAGAAGTACGGGATCAGTGAGGCGCAGGCGCAGGCCGCCGAGGACAACGTGGGGGCGCAGGCGGAGGCCGAGGGCCTGGAGTACCGCACGCGGGGCCGGGACCACGGCAGCACGTTCGACATGCACCGGGTCCTGCACTTCGCGAAGGAGCACGGCAAGCAGGGCGAGCTGTTCCAGATCTTCTACCGCGCGAACTTCGCGGAGGAGCGCTCCGTGTATACGGAGGGTGACGAGCGCCTGGTCGAGCTGACGGTCGAGGCCGGACTCGACGCCGACGCCGTCCGCAAGGTGCTGGCCGACCCGGACGCGTACGCGGACGCCGTCCGTGAGGACGAGCGAGAGGCGGCCGAGCTGGGCGCGACCGGCGTCCCGTTCTTCGTCCTGGACCGGAAGTACGGCGTCTCGGGCGCCCAGCCCGCAGAGGTCTTCGCGCAGGCCCTGACCCAGGCGTGGGGCGAACGCCCGCCGCTGAAGCTGATCGCGCAGGACGACGACGCGGCGGCCTGCGGCCCGGACGGCTGCGCGGTCCCGCCGCGCGGCTGA
- a CDS encoding aminotransferase class V-fold PLP-dependent enzyme, whose product METTFAALVRAEFTPRTTYLNTAGTGLIPARGVTAIHDAVTLRAEGRPLDSLWADVETCRAAYARLTGVSADRVAAGASVAAHTGLIAASLPPGAEVLTAEADFASVLNPFHVRDDLKIRTVPLERIAESVRPGTALVAVSAAQSADGRIADLDALREAARTHGARTYVDFSQAAGWLPFNADDYDYTASVTFKWLMGPHGSAFLTVPEDFGDLVPLLAGWVAGEEPWASCYGPVAELARSARRFDTTPALFSFAGLRASLELVEELGVSAIHAHDLALADRFREGVTALGHRVLPAPGSAIVSVPELGHRQPELAEAGIQVSDREGNLRAAFHLYNTQDDVDRLLGALS is encoded by the coding sequence ATGGAGACGACCTTCGCAGCCCTCGTCCGCGCCGAGTTCACGCCCCGCACCACGTACCTCAACACGGCCGGCACCGGCCTGATACCCGCCCGAGGCGTCACCGCGATCCACGACGCGGTGACCCTGCGCGCCGAGGGACGCCCGCTGGACAGCCTGTGGGCGGACGTCGAGACCTGCCGGGCCGCCTACGCACGGCTGACCGGCGTGAGCGCGGACCGCGTCGCGGCGGGCGCGTCGGTCGCCGCGCACACCGGCCTGATCGCCGCGTCGCTGCCGCCCGGCGCCGAAGTCCTCACCGCCGAGGCCGACTTCGCGTCCGTGCTGAACCCGTTCCACGTCCGCGACGACCTCAAGATCCGCACGGTCCCCCTGGAAAGGATCGCCGAGTCCGTCCGCCCCGGCACCGCACTGGTCGCGGTCAGCGCGGCCCAGTCCGCGGACGGCCGCATCGCGGACCTGGACGCCCTGAGGGAGGCGGCCCGCACCCACGGCGCACGGACATACGTCGACTTCTCCCAGGCGGCGGGCTGGCTGCCGTTCAACGCGGACGACTACGACTACACCGCGTCCGTCACCTTCAAGTGGCTGATGGGACCGCACGGTTCGGCCTTCCTGACCGTCCCCGAGGACTTCGGCGACCTCGTTCCGCTGCTCGCCGGCTGGGTCGCGGGGGAGGAACCCTGGGCCAGCTGTTACGGCCCCGTCGCCGAACTCGCCCGCTCCGCCCGCCGGTTCGACACGACCCCGGCGCTGTTCAGCTTCGCGGGCCTGCGCGCCTCGCTCGAACTCGTCGAGGAACTGGGGGTGTCGGCGATCCACGCGCACGACCTCGCCCTGGCGGACCGCTTCCGCGAGGGCGTCACCGCGCTGGGCCACCGGGTGCTGCCCGCACCGGGGTCGGCGATCGTCTCCGTCCCCGAACTGGGGCATCGCCAGCCGGAGTTGGCGGAGGCGGGGATCCAGGTCTCCGACCGGGAGGGGAACTTGAGGGCGGCGTTCCACCTTTACAACACGCAGGACGACGTGGATCGCCTGCTGGGGGCGCTGAGTTGA
- a CDS encoding MarR family winged helix-turn-helix transcriptional regulator, with the protein MEDGEHGDAGQAPSDTSRGPLDAGRTHPATSRAHPGTGRSRKCGPVNHALIRTARQHRHVSARLLRGLGLHPGQELVMMHLWGCGAARQSDLVKLLDLDPSTVTKMLQRLEQAGHVRRLPDPADGRAVLVEATDTSSHLLDEVERAWTELEERSLAGFGEEERAVFLSLLRRVEDNLCTGDRPESC; encoded by the coding sequence ATGGAGGACGGTGAGCACGGGGACGCCGGCCAGGCACCCTCGGACACGAGCCGGGGCCCCCTGGACGCGGGCCGGACACACCCGGCCACGAGCCGGGCACACCCGGGTACCGGCCGGTCACGCAAGTGCGGCCCCGTCAACCACGCCCTGATCCGCACCGCCCGCCAGCACCGGCACGTCAGCGCCCGGCTGCTGCGCGGCCTCGGCCTGCATCCGGGCCAGGAGCTGGTGATGATGCACCTCTGGGGCTGCGGCGCCGCCCGCCAGTCCGACCTCGTGAAGCTCCTCGACCTCGACCCCTCGACGGTCACCAAGATGCTCCAGCGCCTGGAGCAGGCCGGTCACGTGCGGCGCCTGCCCGACCCGGCGGACGGCCGCGCGGTCCTCGTCGAGGCCACCGACACCAGCTCGCACCTCCTGGACGAGGTCGAGCGGGCGTGGACGGAGCTGGAGGAACGCTCCTTGGCCGGGTTCGGCGAGGAGGAGCGGGCGGTGTTCCTCTCGCTGCTGCGGCGCGTCGAGGACAACCTCTGCACGGGCGACCGCCCGGAGAGCTGCTGA
- a CDS encoding alkene reductase, with protein sequence MTTAFDPVDLSGTPLANRIVMAPMTRSRAGEGGLATELTAEYYAQRATAGLIVTEGIQPSVVGQGYPSTPGLHSAEQVAAWRVVTDAVHEAGGRIFAQLMHAGRIGHPSLLPEGHHNVGASPVAAEGQVYTAEGPKDFVTPRELTDAEIQETIADFASAARNAVDAGFDGVELHGANGYLIHQFLAPGSNLRTDDWGGSPEKRIRFAVEVTRAVVAEIGAARTGIRLSPGNSLNSISEPDPEPAYTALIAELDRLDIAYVHVLETGDFRELTPVLRKGFRNAFILNPATDGPTGPDALALVENGTADLIAYGQLFLANPDLPARLKADGPFNQPDPSKYYGGGVEGYTDYPALG encoded by the coding sequence ATGACCACCGCGTTCGACCCCGTCGACCTCTCCGGCACCCCCCTCGCCAACCGGATCGTCATGGCCCCGATGACCCGTAGCCGGGCCGGCGAAGGAGGGCTGGCCACCGAACTCACCGCCGAGTACTACGCCCAGCGGGCCACGGCCGGGCTGATCGTCACCGAGGGTATTCAGCCGTCCGTGGTAGGCCAGGGGTACCCCAGTACTCCGGGGCTGCACTCCGCCGAGCAGGTCGCCGCGTGGCGCGTGGTCACCGACGCCGTCCACGAGGCCGGCGGCCGGATCTTCGCCCAGCTCATGCACGCGGGGCGCATCGGGCACCCCTCGCTGCTGCCCGAGGGCCACCACAACGTCGGCGCCTCGCCGGTCGCCGCCGAGGGGCAGGTCTACACGGCCGAGGGTCCCAAGGACTTCGTCACGCCCCGCGAGCTGACCGACGCCGAGATCCAGGAGACCATCGCCGACTTCGCGAGCGCCGCCCGCAACGCCGTCGACGCGGGCTTCGACGGCGTCGAACTCCACGGCGCCAACGGCTACTTGATCCACCAGTTCCTCGCGCCCGGCTCCAACCTGCGCACCGACGACTGGGGCGGCTCGCCCGAGAAGCGCATCCGCTTCGCCGTCGAGGTGACCCGCGCGGTCGTGGCCGAGATCGGCGCCGCCCGCACCGGCATCCGCCTCTCGCCGGGCAACTCCCTCAACAGCATCTCCGAGCCCGACCCCGAGCCCGCGTACACGGCCCTGATCGCCGAACTCGACCGGCTGGACATCGCGTACGTCCATGTCCTGGAGACCGGTGACTTCCGCGAGCTGACCCCGGTGCTCCGCAAGGGCTTCCGCAACGCGTTCATCCTCAACCCCGCGACCGACGGCCCCACCGGCCCCGACGCCCTCGCCCTCGTCGAGAACGGCACCGCCGACCTCATCGCCTACGGCCAGCTCTTCCTCGCCAACCCCGACCTCCCCGCCCGCCTCAAGGCCGACGGCCCCTTCAACCAGCCCGACCCCTCGAAGTACTACGGGGGCGGCGTGGAGGGGTACACGGATTACCCGGCGCTGGGCTGA
- a CDS encoding DinB family protein: MTTDSPSPGAPSPGTPEAPFTLPDGRPLPPWTGDERGMLEGWLDFHRGTLATKCSGLDDKQVRQAAAEPSELTLLGLVQHLAEVERNWFQRAFAGLDVPHVYGEETGFPLSPDRGLDEALADWRREIARGRELTAGRSLDDLGHVPDGPLAGTPINLRWILVHLIEEYARHNGHADILREAIDGTKGF; this comes from the coding sequence ATGACGACCGACTCCCCCTCCCCCGGCGCCCCCTCCCCCGGCACCCCCGAAGCGCCCTTCACCCTCCCGGACGGCCGGCCCCTTCCTCCGTGGACCGGCGACGAACGGGGGATGCTGGAGGGGTGGTTGGACTTCCACCGGGGCACGCTGGCGACGAAGTGCTCCGGGCTGGACGACAAGCAGGTGCGGCAAGCCGCAGCCGAGCCGTCGGAGTTGACGCTGCTCGGGCTCGTGCAACACCTCGCCGAGGTCGAACGGAACTGGTTCCAGCGGGCGTTCGCGGGACTCGACGTGCCGCACGTGTACGGGGAGGAGACCGGGTTCCCCCTCTCCCCCGACCGGGGGCTCGACGAGGCGCTGGCCGACTGGCGGCGCGAGATCGCGCGAGGGCGTGAGCTGACCGCCGGGCGGTCCCTGGACGACCTCGGACACGTTCCGGACGGTCCGCTCGCCGGGACCCCCATCAACCTCCGCTGGATCCTCGTCCACCTCATCGAGGAGTACGCCCGGCACAACGGCCACGCGGACATCCTGCGGGAGGCGATCGACGGGACGAAGGGGTTCTGA